The proteins below come from a single Streptomyces tubercidicus genomic window:
- a CDS encoding phosphotransferase family protein, giving the protein MSKGTPPPQDQDREDPPGLDLTRLRAHLDRERPGLAGGPLRARLIEGGRSNLTYRVTDGTASWVVRRPPLGHVLATAHDMRREHRVISALHPTPVPVPETLLLCEDESVVGAPFYVMELVEGTPYRTAAQLAPLGPERTRAVVLSLVDTLVELHAVDPEAVGLGDFGRPDGFLERQLRRWGKQLTASKNRELAGIDELHEALGRALPTSPAPSVIHGDYRLDNVLIGADDGLKAVLDWEMSTLGDPLTDLGLLVMYSTDLDLPESPVSTTSGAPGHPTPAELIERYAARSGRDTSAIAWYTAFAWFKLAVILEGIHYRFTLGQTVGAGFDRIGELVPVFIDRGLTTLKEG; this is encoded by the coding sequence ATGAGCAAGGGCACCCCTCCCCCGCAGGACCAGGACCGGGAGGACCCTCCCGGCCTCGACCTCACACGATTGCGTGCGCATCTGGACCGGGAGCGGCCGGGGCTGGCCGGCGGCCCGCTGCGCGCGCGGCTGATCGAGGGCGGGCGGTCCAACCTCACCTACCGCGTCACCGACGGCACCGCCTCCTGGGTCGTCCGCCGGCCGCCGCTCGGCCATGTGCTGGCCACCGCCCACGACATGCGGCGCGAGCATCGGGTGATCAGTGCGCTGCATCCGACGCCGGTCCCGGTGCCGGAGACGCTGCTGCTGTGCGAGGACGAGTCGGTCGTCGGCGCGCCCTTCTACGTGATGGAGCTGGTCGAAGGGACCCCGTACCGCACCGCCGCGCAGCTCGCCCCGCTCGGCCCGGAGCGCACCCGCGCCGTGGTGCTGTCGCTGGTCGACACGCTGGTGGAGCTGCACGCGGTGGACCCGGAGGCGGTCGGGCTCGGCGACTTCGGCCGGCCCGACGGTTTCCTGGAGCGCCAGCTGCGGCGCTGGGGCAAGCAGTTGACCGCGTCGAAGAACCGCGAGCTGGCCGGGATCGACGAGCTGCACGAGGCGCTGGGCCGGGCGCTGCCCACCTCCCCCGCCCCATCCGTCATCCACGGTGACTACCGCCTCGACAACGTCCTGATCGGCGCGGATGACGGCCTCAAGGCCGTCCTGGACTGGGAGATGTCCACGCTCGGCGACCCGCTGACCGACCTCGGCCTGCTGGTGATGTACAGCACGGACCTGGACCTGCCCGAGTCACCGGTGAGCACCACCAGCGGCGCCCCCGGGCACCCCACCCCCGCCGAGCTGATCGAGCGCTATGCCGCCCGGTCCGGCCGGGACACCTCCGCCATCGCCTGGTACACGGCCTTCGCCTGGTTCAAGCTCGCCGTGATCCTCGAAGGCATCCACTACCGCTTCACGCTCGGCCAGACCGTCGGCGCCGGATTCGACCGGATCGGCGAACTCGTCCCCGTCTTCATCGACCGCGGACTCACCACCCTCAAGGAAGGCTGA
- a CDS encoding FAD-binding dehydrogenase, with protein sequence MAYDADVIVIGAGLAGLAATAELVDAGRKVILLDQEPAQSLGGQAHWSFGGLFLVDSPEQRRLRIRDSHALAWQDWLGTAGFDRPEDHWPRKWAEAYVDFAAGEKRSWLHRQGVRLFPVVGWAERGGYDATGHGNSVPRFHITWGTGPGLVAPFERRVRAGAARGLVDLRFRHRVTGLSRSAGSVDTVSGEILEPSDAERGRPSSREVAGAFELRAQAVIVTSGGIGGNHELVRANWPERLGTPPRRMLSGVPAHVDGKMLGIAEAAGGRIINRDRMWHYTEGIDNWNPIWPLHGIRILSGPSPLWLDARGKRLPVPLFPGFDTLGTLEHITRTGHDHTWFVLTQKIIEKEFTLSGSEQNPDLTGKSIREVLGRARAGAPGPVRAFMDHGADFIVERSLTDLVRRMNELTGEPLIAEDALRGEIVARDREIAHSFTKDLQVTAIRGARKYLGDRLIRTAAPHRLLDPKAGPLIAVRLHILTRKTLGGLETDLSSRVLADGGAPLPGVYAAGEAAGFGGGGVHGYRSLEGTFLGGCLFSGRTAGRAAARAVS encoded by the coding sequence ATGGCGTACGACGCTGATGTGATCGTGATCGGAGCGGGGCTCGCGGGCCTGGCGGCCACGGCGGAGCTGGTGGACGCGGGACGCAAGGTGATCCTGCTGGACCAGGAGCCCGCGCAGTCCCTCGGCGGGCAGGCCCACTGGTCCTTCGGCGGTCTCTTCCTGGTCGACTCCCCCGAGCAGCGCCGGCTGCGGATCCGCGACAGCCATGCGCTGGCCTGGCAGGACTGGCTGGGCACGGCCGGTTTTGACCGGCCGGAGGACCACTGGCCGCGCAAATGGGCCGAGGCGTATGTCGACTTCGCGGCCGGGGAGAAGCGCTCCTGGCTGCACCGGCAGGGCGTACGGCTGTTCCCCGTCGTCGGCTGGGCCGAGCGCGGCGGCTACGACGCGACCGGGCACGGCAACTCCGTCCCCCGCTTCCACATCACCTGGGGCACCGGGCCCGGCCTGGTCGCCCCGTTCGAGCGCCGGGTACGGGCCGGGGCCGCCCGCGGCCTGGTGGACCTGCGCTTCCGCCACCGGGTGACCGGGCTGTCGCGCAGCGCGGGGAGCGTGGACACGGTCAGCGGCGAGATCCTGGAGCCGTCGGACGCCGAGCGTGGCCGGCCCAGCAGCCGCGAGGTGGCCGGTGCCTTCGAGCTCCGGGCCCAGGCCGTGATCGTCACCTCGGGCGGGATCGGCGGCAATCACGAGCTGGTCCGCGCCAACTGGCCGGAGCGGCTCGGCACGCCCCCGCGGCGGATGCTGTCCGGCGTCCCGGCGCATGTGGACGGCAAGATGCTGGGCATCGCCGAGGCGGCCGGTGGCCGGATCATCAACCGTGACCGGATGTGGCACTACACCGAGGGCATCGACAACTGGAACCCCATCTGGCCGCTGCACGGCATCCGGATCCTGTCCGGCCCGTCCCCGCTGTGGCTGGACGCCCGCGGCAAACGGCTGCCGGTGCCGCTGTTCCCCGGCTTCGACACCCTCGGCACGCTGGAGCACATCACGCGGACCGGCCATGATCACACCTGGTTCGTGCTCACCCAGAAGATCATCGAGAAGGAGTTCACCCTCTCCGGCTCCGAGCAGAACCCGGATCTGACCGGAAAGAGCATCCGTGAGGTGCTGGGCCGGGCCAGGGCCGGTGCGCCCGGCCCGGTGCGGGCCTTCATGGACCACGGCGCGGACTTCATCGTCGAGCGGTCGCTGACGGATCTGGTCCGGCGGATGAACGAGCTGACCGGGGAGCCGCTGATCGCGGAGGACGCGCTGCGCGGCGAGATCGTCGCACGCGACCGCGAGATCGCGCACTCCTTCACCAAGGACCTCCAGGTGACGGCCATACGCGGGGCCCGTAAGTACCTGGGCGACCGGCTGATCCGCACCGCCGCCCCGCACCGGCTGCTCGACCCCAAGGCGGGCCCGCTGATCGCCGTACGGCTGCACATCCTCACCCGCAAGACGCTCGGCGGCCTGGAGACCGACCTCTCCTCGCGGGTGCTGGCCGACGGCGGCGCTCCGCTGCCTGGTGTGTACGCGGCGGGCGAGGCGGCCGGGTTCGGCGGTGGCGGGGTGCACGGCTACCGCTCGCTGGAGGGCACCTTCCTCGGCGGCTGCCTCTTCTCCGGACGTACGGCGGGGCGGGCGGCGGCGCGTGCGGTGTCCTGA
- a CDS encoding DUF202 domain-containing protein — MADGPLPGAGAPRPAPDRDPGLQPERTRLAWRRTTLSATAMAVLAGRQLLRSDAPGPVEVILAVLMGLLWAAFVALAHRRMQAMGTGRPPGLPPRTALLLVGCTLALALCGGLILVRPGH; from the coding sequence ATGGCGGACGGACCACTGCCGGGCGCGGGAGCGCCGCGTCCGGCTCCCGACCGGGACCCCGGGCTGCAGCCGGAGCGGACCCGGCTGGCGTGGCGGCGCACCACGCTGTCGGCCACCGCGATGGCGGTACTGGCCGGCCGCCAGCTGCTGCGGAGCGATGCCCCGGGACCGGTCGAGGTGATTCTGGCGGTGCTGATGGGGCTGCTGTGGGCGGCCTTCGTGGCACTTGCCCACCGCCGGATGCAGGCAATGGGCACCGGCCGCCCGCCGGGTCTGCCCCCGCGCACCGCCCTGCTGCTGGTCGGCTGCACCCTGGCGCTGGCGCTGTGCGGCGGGCTGATCCTGGTGCGGCCGGGGCACTGA
- a CDS encoding YidH family protein, whose product MILAEGLRSAGAAVRLWFSPARVGEEGTTPDYRFSLANERTFLAWLRTGLALVGGGFAVDQFLPRLHEGLRLIFTVVLLVGGALCALRAVNHWVRCERAMRRGEDLPVTRFPTALALGVGVLAVAMVVLVLLGRTD is encoded by the coding sequence ATGATCCTCGCCGAGGGGCTGCGGTCGGCCGGTGCGGCCGTACGGCTGTGGTTCTCGCCCGCGCGGGTCGGCGAGGAGGGGACGACCCCCGACTACCGCTTCTCGCTCGCCAATGAGCGCACCTTTCTCGCCTGGCTGCGGACGGGACTGGCACTGGTCGGTGGCGGGTTCGCGGTGGACCAGTTCCTGCCGCGGCTGCACGAGGGGCTGCGGCTGATCTTCACCGTCGTGCTGCTGGTGGGCGGTGCGCTGTGTGCGCTGCGGGCGGTCAACCACTGGGTGCGCTGTGAGCGCGCGATGCGGCGCGGGGAGGATCTGCCGGTCACCCGCTTCCCCACCGCGCTGGCGCTGGGCGTCGGCGTCCTGGCGGTGGCGATGGTCGTGCTGGTGCTGCTGGGCCGGACCGACTAG
- a CDS encoding molybdopterin-dependent oxidoreductase, with protein sequence MTRDRKPAGAAGGGADGQGTPVGRRVVLGMLAAGAAGVATAPFLQRAFDSTLGAAAQKDPTGLSGLLPGGGGFRYYSVTGSVPEKDGHSYRLTVDGLVRHRTSYRLADLRGLPQTRLVRDVQCVTGWRVPGTPFEGVRLSALLDAAGVRPEAKAVRFTCFDGAYSESLTLEQARRDDVLVALRMQDKPLAHAHGGPVRLYVAPMYFYKSAKWLSGITVTGDVEPGYWENRGYDIDAWVGRSNGRDDVPTT encoded by the coding sequence ATGACCAGGGACAGAAAACCGGCCGGCGCGGCGGGCGGCGGTGCGGACGGGCAGGGCACCCCCGTGGGCCGCCGGGTGGTGCTCGGCATGCTCGCGGCGGGCGCCGCGGGGGTCGCCACGGCACCCTTCCTCCAGCGCGCCTTCGACAGCACCCTCGGCGCCGCCGCACAGAAGGACCCCACCGGCCTGTCCGGCCTGCTCCCGGGCGGCGGCGGCTTCCGCTACTACTCGGTGACCGGATCCGTACCGGAGAAAGACGGACACAGCTACCGCCTCACGGTCGACGGCCTGGTGCGCCACCGCACCAGCTACCGCCTTGCCGATCTGCGCGGACTGCCGCAGACCCGGCTCGTGCGCGATGTCCAGTGCGTGACCGGCTGGCGGGTGCCCGGCACGCCCTTCGAAGGCGTCCGCCTCTCCGCCCTGCTGGACGCCGCGGGCGTCCGCCCCGAGGCCAAGGCCGTCCGCTTCACCTGCTTCGACGGCGCCTACAGCGAATCACTCACCCTCGAACAGGCCCGCCGCGACGACGTCCTGGTCGCCCTGCGGATGCAGGACAAACCGCTCGCCCACGCGCACGGCGGCCCCGTACGCCTCTATGTCGCGCCCATGTACTTCTACAAGTCGGCGAAGTGGCTCTCCGGCATCACCGTCACCGGCGATGTCGAGCCCGGATACTGGGAGAACCGCGGATATGACATCGACGCCTGGGTCGGCCGGTCGAACGGACGCGACGATGTCCCCACGACCTGA
- a CDS encoding cytochrome b/b6 domain-containing protein translates to MSPRPDRPTGPADERPRVARFTRAEHRVHQATATLMVLCVLTAGCLYLPFLAELVGRRALMVTLHEWSGILLPVPLLLGLGSRALRADLTRLNRYGPHDRQWLRAAIRRRGGRPAGKFNAGQKLYAAWIAGAVLVMLGTGLLMWFTGLAPLAWRTGATFVHDWLALAVVLVIAGHVWKAFGDPESRRGLRTGSVDAQWARREHPLWEHESNAP, encoded by the coding sequence ATGTCCCCACGACCTGACCGCCCCACCGGGCCCGCCGACGAGCGGCCCCGCGTCGCCCGCTTCACCCGCGCCGAGCACCGGGTACACCAGGCCACCGCCACCCTGATGGTCCTTTGCGTCCTCACGGCAGGCTGTCTCTACCTCCCGTTCCTGGCCGAACTCGTCGGCCGCCGCGCCCTGATGGTCACCCTTCACGAGTGGTCCGGGATCCTGCTGCCTGTGCCCCTGCTGCTGGGCCTCGGCTCCCGCGCACTGCGCGCCGACCTCACCCGCCTCAACCGCTACGGCCCGCACGACCGCCAGTGGCTGCGGGCCGCAATCCGCCGCCGGGGCGGCCGCCCGGCCGGAAAGTTCAACGCCGGCCAGAAGCTCTACGCCGCCTGGATCGCCGGTGCGGTCCTCGTGATGCTCGGCACCGGCCTGCTGATGTGGTTCACCGGCCTCGCACCCCTGGCGTGGCGGACCGGCGCCACCTTCGTCCATGACTGGCTCGCGCTCGCCGTGGTCCTGGTGATCGCCGGTCACGTCTGGAAGGCGTTCGGCGACCCCGAGTCCCGCCGCGGTCTGCGCACCGGGTCGGTCGATGCGCAATGGGCCCGGCGCGAGCATCCGTTGTGGGAGCACGAGAGCAACGCCCCGTAG
- a CDS encoding MBL fold metallo-hydrolase, giving the protein MDDATAHGKTARNSTAPSATPATGPGATGPDTTEPPGAASPAGPPPAAEPSIPEPYLTELAAGVHAFIQPDGGWCLNNAGFVTDGDATLVVDTAATERRARLLRQRIAESGAPAPRTVVNTHHHGDHTYGNGVFAPEATVIGHASCRRELLAAGHQLHAVWPEVEYGDIRLTPPEVTYTDELTVHVGDTEVRLIHPGVAHTTGDTIVWLPRERIVFAGDLVFHGGTPFVFMGSLSGSLRAVQTLRALDAVTVVPGHGPVTGPEVYDGIERYLRFVGELAEEGRAAGRTPLETAQGADLGPFAELAESERLVANLHRAYAELAGAAPGVPLDPFAGFGDMTVLNGGVPMACHA; this is encoded by the coding sequence ATGGACGACGCGACGGCACACGGCAAGACGGCACGGAACTCCACCGCACCGTCGGCGACACCGGCCACCGGCCCCGGCGCGACCGGGCCGGACACCACAGAGCCACCCGGCGCCGCCTCCCCCGCGGGCCCGCCGCCCGCCGCCGAACCCTCCATCCCCGAGCCCTATCTCACCGAACTCGCCGCCGGTGTCCATGCGTTCATCCAGCCGGACGGCGGCTGGTGCCTGAACAACGCGGGTTTCGTCACCGACGGGGACGCCACCCTGGTCGTGGACACCGCCGCCACCGAGCGCCGGGCGCGCCTGCTGCGCCAACGGATCGCCGAGAGCGGCGCACCCGCTCCCCGCACCGTCGTCAACACCCACCACCACGGCGACCACACCTACGGCAACGGGGTCTTCGCCCCGGAGGCGACGGTGATCGGACACGCCTCCTGCCGCCGCGAACTGCTGGCCGCCGGGCATCAACTGCACGCCGTCTGGCCGGAGGTGGAGTACGGCGACATCCGCCTCACCCCGCCGGAGGTCACCTACACCGACGAGCTGACCGTGCATGTCGGGGACACCGAGGTGCGGCTGATCCACCCGGGCGTCGCCCACACCACCGGCGACACCATCGTCTGGCTGCCCCGGGAACGCATCGTCTTCGCCGGTGATCTGGTCTTCCACGGCGGCACCCCGTTCGTCTTCATGGGGTCGCTGTCCGGTTCGCTGCGCGCCGTACAGACACTGCGGGCCCTGGACGCGGTCACCGTCGTCCCCGGGCACGGTCCGGTGACCGGCCCCGAGGTGTACGACGGGATCGAGCGCTATCTGCGGTTCGTCGGGGAGCTGGCGGAGGAGGGCCGGGCGGCCGGGCGCACCCCGCTGGAGACGGCCCAGGGGGCGGATCTCGGCCCGTTCGCCGAGCTGGCCGAGAGCGAGCGGCTGGTGGCCAATCTGCACCGGGCCTACGCGGAACTGGCGGGCGCCGCCCCGGGCGTCCCGCTCGACCCGTTCGCCGGATTCGGCGATATGACCGTGCTGAACGGCGGGGTCCCGATGGCCTGTCACGCCTGA
- a CDS encoding DMT family transporter, giving the protein MTVILLALGAACCLGLGFVFQQAAAQHAPMKDFLSLRLLLDLVRMPLWVAGIGLMVVGMALGAVALGMGDITLVEPLLATNLLFAMALSRRLTRQRLGRSGWAGLWLLAGGVTAFIVAGQPEGGRSNADPMWQWLIMGLVLGTALLLAAVAKRERVHVSLEAALLGVAAGLIYGLQDALTRISGERFGAGGWSGLLTSWQPYAIVVLGVLALVFVQSAFESAPLRLSLPALTAAQPLAGILCGVGFLGDQLRVTPGALAWEVIGIVAVVAGIVLIGNHPAMPPGAGHRENARELEPR; this is encoded by the coding sequence GTGACGGTGATATTGCTCGCCCTTGGAGCGGCCTGCTGTCTGGGACTCGGTTTCGTGTTTCAGCAGGCCGCGGCGCAACACGCCCCGATGAAGGACTTCCTCTCCCTGCGGCTGCTGCTCGATCTGGTACGGATGCCGCTGTGGGTGGCCGGTATCGGTCTGATGGTGGTCGGGATGGCGCTCGGCGCGGTGGCGCTCGGGATGGGCGACATCACCCTCGTGGAGCCCCTGCTGGCGACGAATCTGCTGTTCGCGATGGCGCTGTCCCGGCGGCTGACCCGGCAGCGGCTCGGCCGGAGCGGCTGGGCCGGGCTGTGGCTGCTGGCGGGCGGCGTCACGGCCTTCATCGTGGCCGGTCAGCCCGAGGGCGGGCGCAGCAACGCCGACCCGATGTGGCAGTGGCTGATCATGGGCCTGGTGCTGGGCACCGCCCTGCTGCTGGCGGCGGTCGCCAAGCGGGAGCGGGTGCATGTGAGCCTGGAGGCCGCGCTGCTGGGCGTCGCCGCGGGGCTGATCTACGGGCTGCAGGACGCGCTGACCCGGATCAGCGGGGAGCGCTTCGGGGCCGGTGGCTGGTCGGGGCTGCTCACCAGCTGGCAGCCGTACGCCATCGTCGTGCTCGGGGTGCTGGCCCTGGTGTTCGTGCAGAGCGCCTTCGAGTCGGCGCCGCTGCGGCTGTCGCTGCCCGCGCTGACCGCCGCCCAGCCGCTGGCCGGGATCCTCTGCGGGGTGGGGTTCCTCGGCGACCAGCTGCGGGTGACGCCCGGGGCGCTGGCCTGGGAAGTGATCGGGATCGTGGCGGTCGTGGCGGGCATCGTGCTGATCGGCAACCATCCGGCGATGCCGCCGGGCGCCGGGCATCGGGAGAACGCCCGGGAGCTGGAACCGCGCTGA
- a CDS encoding helix-turn-helix domain-containing protein — MDARSLRGLAHPLRMRILDLLTLDGPDTATGLGRRLGENTGTVSWHLRHLADHGFIEEETGRGTRRERWWRAVRVSRRLDTNDFRDDPDSRGALSVYLHETVHRDFDQVTGYLAEDWGPEWRDAGTLSRWADLRLTSEQLASLNAELESVVLRHREAAARGGAARGGAAPEAEETRPVIVQLQSFPRKERDER, encoded by the coding sequence ATGGACGCCCGCAGTCTGCGCGGTCTGGCCCACCCCTTGCGGATGCGCATCCTGGACCTGCTGACCCTCGACGGCCCGGACACCGCCACCGGACTCGGCCGGCGCCTCGGCGAGAACACCGGCACGGTCAGCTGGCATCTGCGCCACCTCGCCGACCACGGCTTCATCGAGGAGGAGACCGGCCGCGGCACCCGGCGCGAGCGCTGGTGGCGCGCGGTGCGGGTGTCCCGCCGCCTCGACACCAACGACTTCCGCGACGACCCCGACAGCCGGGGCGCCCTGTCGGTCTATCTGCACGAAACCGTCCACCGGGACTTCGATCAGGTCACCGGCTACCTCGCCGAGGACTGGGGCCCGGAGTGGCGCGACGCCGGGACCCTCTCCCGGTGGGCGGACCTCCGTCTGACGTCAGAGCAACTCGCTTCGCTGAACGCCGAGTTGGAGTCGGTCGTGCTCCGGCACCGGGAAGCGGCGGCCCGGGGCGGGGCGGCCCGGGGCGGGGCGGCGCCGGAGGCCGAGGAGACCCGGCCCGTGATCGTCCAGCTGCAGTCCTTCCCCCGCAAGGAACGGGACGAGCGGTGA
- a CDS encoding MFS transporter, which yields MSGLLRRHRDFRLLWCGETAGKFGTAVSGVAMPLVAVSTLHAATFEVGLISACGWLPWLLIGLPVGVWVDRLRRRPLMLAAAGFSMVLFAAVPVLAGAGRLTLGLLIAVALLTGAAAVVFQTAYSAYLPTLLAPADQAEGNAKLHGSASAAQIAGQGASGLIAQLAGAVNGLFAHAATFLVALLCLLGIRHREPRPAAREGTPRSLTGEVAEGLRLVAGDRWFRTLTLFGAASNLALMGYQSLTAVFLVREVGLAPGAVGGLLAMASTGGIAGAFVVRRTAGRLGTARAMLLFELGVPSAALLIPLTSQGAGALLYVAGSFGVSAGVVAGNILKAGFQQGYCPPPLLGRLVASSAFLNYGTLPLGALLGGTLGSALGVRTAMWIMTAGVPLAALILLFSPVRRVRDLPVRPVEAEEVRGAAGRDETSAHS from the coding sequence GTGAGCGGACTCCTGCGCCGCCACCGCGACTTCCGGTTGTTGTGGTGCGGCGAGACGGCCGGGAAGTTCGGGACCGCGGTCAGCGGGGTGGCGATGCCGCTGGTGGCGGTCTCCACGCTGCACGCCGCCACCTTCGAGGTCGGGCTGATCAGCGCCTGCGGCTGGCTGCCCTGGCTGCTGATCGGCCTCCCGGTCGGGGTGTGGGTGGACCGCCTGCGCCGCCGTCCGCTGATGCTGGCCGCCGCGGGGTTCTCGATGGTGCTCTTCGCCGCCGTACCCGTGCTGGCCGGGGCGGGCAGGCTCACGCTCGGTCTGCTGATCGCCGTGGCCCTGCTGACCGGCGCCGCGGCCGTGGTCTTCCAGACCGCGTACAGCGCCTACCTCCCCACCCTGCTCGCCCCGGCCGACCAGGCCGAGGGCAACGCCAAGCTGCACGGCAGCGCCTCCGCGGCACAGATCGCCGGGCAGGGCGCGAGCGGACTCATCGCCCAATTGGCGGGCGCCGTCAACGGGTTGTTCGCCCATGCCGCCACCTTCCTCGTCGCGCTGCTGTGCCTGCTCGGCATCCGGCACCGCGAACCCCGCCCGGCGGCCCGGGAGGGCACCCCGCGGTCGCTGACCGGCGAGGTCGCCGAGGGGCTGCGGCTGGTCGCCGGTGACCGGTGGTTCCGTACGCTGACGCTCTTCGGCGCCGCCTCCAACCTCGCGCTGATGGGGTACCAGTCCCTCACGGCGGTCTTCCTGGTCCGCGAGGTCGGTCTGGCGCCCGGCGCGGTCGGCGGGCTGCTGGCCATGGCGAGTACGGGCGGGATCGCGGGCGCCTTCGTGGTACGCCGTACCGCCGGCCGGCTCGGCACCGCCCGCGCCATGCTGCTCTTCGAACTCGGTGTCCCCAGCGCGGCGTTGCTCATCCCGCTGACCTCGCAGGGCGCCGGGGCGCTGCTCTACGTGGCGGGCAGTTTCGGGGTCAGCGCGGGCGTGGTGGCCGGAAACATCCTCAAGGCGGGCTTCCAGCAGGGCTACTGCCCGCCGCCGCTGCTCGGCCGACTGGTCGCCAGCAGCGCGTTCCTCAACTACGGCACGCTGCCGCTGGGTGCGCTGCTCGGCGGCACGCTGGGCTCCGCCCTGGGCGTGCGCACCGCAATGTGGATCATGACGGCCGGGGTGCCGCTGGCCGCCCTGATCCTGCTCTTCTCGCCGGTCCGGAGGGTCCGCGACCTGCCGGTGCGTCCGGTGGAGGCCGAGGAGGTGCGTGGGGCGGCGGGGCGGGACGAGACGTCGGCGCACTCCTGA
- a CDS encoding sensor histidine kinase, whose protein sequence is MTDFLVIVALAALGAALAGLLAAPAVRALRRRSVALSLFAVAALAVAAMAAGTVAVAQAMFLSGHDLGVVMAVVAVSGVVSLAAALLFGRRIAAGSRELARSARTVGSEGGFVAPAEPPTAELAALSRALEETSGRLAEARERERALDASRRELIAGISHDLRTPLAGLRAMAEALEDGVAEDTARYHARMRIEVDRLAAMVDDLFELSRIQAGALTLTLSRVSAYDLVDEALAGAGPLARASGVRLVDGGVVPLPVRVDAQQITRVLGNLLVNAIRATPADGTVAVSARHEKGWVVLAVEDGCGGIPPEDLPRVFDTGWRGGAARTPRADGQGGAGLGLAIVRGIVAAHEGRATVRNTGAGCRFEVELPAAEAPGA, encoded by the coding sequence ATGACGGACTTCCTGGTCATCGTGGCACTGGCGGCGCTGGGCGCGGCGCTGGCGGGACTGCTCGCCGCGCCCGCGGTACGGGCGTTGCGGCGCCGCTCGGTCGCGCTGTCGCTGTTCGCGGTGGCGGCGCTGGCGGTCGCCGCGATGGCGGCGGGGACGGTGGCGGTCGCCCAGGCGATGTTTCTGTCCGGGCACGACCTGGGTGTGGTGATGGCCGTGGTGGCCGTCTCCGGGGTGGTGTCGCTGGCGGCGGCGCTGCTCTTCGGGCGGCGGATCGCGGCGGGCAGCCGGGAGCTGGCGCGCTCGGCCCGTACGGTCGGCAGCGAGGGCGGCTTCGTGGCGCCCGCCGAACCGCCGACGGCCGAACTGGCCGCTCTGTCAAGGGCGTTGGAGGAGACCAGCGGACGACTGGCCGAGGCACGGGAGCGGGAACGGGCGCTGGACGCCTCCCGGCGCGAGCTGATCGCCGGGATCTCGCACGATCTGCGCACCCCGCTCGCCGGGCTGCGGGCGATGGCCGAGGCGCTGGAGGACGGGGTCGCCGAGGACACCGCGCGCTATCACGCACGGATGCGGATCGAGGTGGACCGGCTGGCCGCGATGGTCGACGACCTCTTCGAACTGTCCCGTATCCAGGCCGGGGCGCTGACCCTGACGCTGTCGCGGGTGTCGGCGTACGACCTGGTGGACGAGGCCCTCGCCGGGGCCGGGCCGCTGGCGCGGGCAAGCGGGGTGCGGCTGGTGGACGGCGGGGTGGTCCCGCTGCCGGTGCGGGTGGACGCCCAGCAGATCACCCGGGTCCTGGGCAATCTGCTGGTCAACGCGATCCGCGCGACGCCCGCCGACGGCACCGTCGCGGTCAGCGCCCGGCACGAGAAGGGGTGGGTGGTGCTCGCGGTCGAGGACGGCTGCGGCGGCATCCCGCCGGAGGATCTGCCGCGGGTCTTCGACACCGGCTGGCGCGGTGGTGCGGCACGCACTCCGCGTGCGGACGGGCAGGGTGGCGCCGGGCTGGGGCTGGCGATCGTCCGCGGCATCGTGGCGGCCCATGAGGGCCGGGCGACGGTACGGAACACCGGGGCGGGCTGCCGCTTCGAGGTCGAACTGCCGGCGGCGGAGGCGCCGGGGGCGTGA
- a CDS encoding NUDIX hydrolase — MTDQQPLNADEILDIVDENDQVVGQAPRGESYARRMRTRSAFVLVRDAEDRIFVHRRTPQKLVFPSHYDMFVGGVVGTGETYDQAALREAEEELGVQGLAPPEPLFKFLYETAEHTWWSAVYQVRCTLPVAPQESEIDWSAFLTEEELIRRLDEWPWTPDGMAAYRQLLARREAGEY, encoded by the coding sequence ATGACCGATCAGCAACCGCTCAACGCGGACGAGATCCTCGACATCGTCGATGAGAACGATCAGGTCGTGGGGCAGGCCCCACGCGGCGAGAGCTACGCCCGCAGGATGCGCACCCGCAGCGCCTTCGTCCTGGTCCGGGACGCCGAGGACCGCATCTTCGTGCACCGCCGTACCCCGCAGAAGCTGGTCTTCCCCTCGCACTACGACATGTTCGTGGGCGGGGTCGTCGGCACCGGCGAGACCTACGACCAGGCGGCGCTGCGCGAGGCCGAGGAGGAGCTGGGCGTACAGGGGCTGGCGCCGCCCGAGCCGCTGTTCAAGTTCCTCTACGAGACGGCCGAGCACACCTGGTGGTCCGCGGTCTACCAGGTGCGCTGCACACTGCCGGTCGCCCCGCAGGAATCGGAGATCGACTGGTCCGCGTTCCTCACCGAGGAGGAGCTGATCCGGCGGCTCGACGAGTGGCCGTGGACGCCGGACGGGATGGCCGCGTACCGGCAGCTGCTGGCCCGGCGGGAAGCGGGAGAGTACTGA